A DNA window from [Chlorobium] sp. 445 contains the following coding sequences:
- a CDS encoding imidazoleglycerol-phosphate dehydratase, which yields MNSTHTTSRKALAQNGKDTHALRCATVSRKTKETDISLSLNLDGEGHYKIQTGINFLNHMLELFSKHSHIDLELTCAGDVHVDDHHTVEDVAIVLGRALAQALGDKVGIERYGYAYIPMDETLARAVVDLSGRSYLVFNAKFARAKISDMATEMVEHFFLSLAEHLKANIHLEILYGKNTHHKIEALFKAFAVAMRAAVRISSHQIASTKGLLA from the coding sequence ATGAACTCAACACATACAACTTCTCGCAAAGCACTTGCACAAAACGGCAAAGACACTCACGCCTTGCGCTGCGCTACAGTCTCGCGTAAAACGAAAGAGACCGATATTTCTCTCTCACTCAATCTCGATGGCGAAGGGCACTACAAGATTCAAACCGGAATTAATTTTCTCAATCACATGCTGGAGCTCTTCTCCAAGCACTCGCACATTGACCTTGAACTGACTTGCGCTGGTGATGTGCATGTCGATGACCACCATACGGTTGAAGATGTTGCCATCGTTTTAGGTCGTGCCCTTGCTCAAGCACTTGGCGATAAGGTCGGCATTGAACGCTATGGCTACGCTTACATTCCCATGGATGAGACGCTTGCGCGTGCTGTCGTGGATTTAAGCGGGCGCAGTTATCTTGTCTTTAATGCAAAATTTGCTCGCGCCAAAATCAGTGATATGGCAACAGAGATGGTTGAACACTTCTTTCTCTCCCTGGCGGAGCATTTGAAAGCCAACATCCACCTCGAGATTCTCTACGGCAAAAATACACATCACAAAATTGAAGCGCTCTTTAAAGCCTTTGCTGTTGCAATGCGTGCGGCTGTACGCATCTCTTCTCATCAAATCGCCTCGACCAAAGGCTTGCTGGCATGA
- a CDS encoding AAA family ATPase: MSAEICPIHKVPLVLSYRGVKHIADLNAKLEGLPMLYCPACAAEGKDSSRELESALTNAFVAGLRKMLDKATFSAHFHRPEMTFNFNPHKARLEQSGLAEKRTVAQNGTSQALDEEIKKRLENFIPQKPLYSLDRLILDDATRRALQDVLTLINQQRLIYETWNLQSIDRTGRKVALNFYGLPGTGKTLAAEAIANSLGKEILMVSYAELESKYVGETPKNIKAAFAQAARTGAVLFFDEADSILGKRLTQVSQSADHSVNLTRSTTLIELDRFNGLVIFASNLVGNYDSAFLRRMLAHIEFRLPEKAQLKEIWRIHIPPQLPLEPNLDFETLAELSLGASGGDVKNALLFAVATVAARPKSEHIVRFDDLASAMRIILDQKRKVLDSRHSPTYP, from the coding sequence ATGTCTGCTGAGATTTGTCCAATCCACAAGGTGCCGCTGGTGCTTTCCTATCGTGGTGTTAAGCACATTGCCGACCTGAACGCAAAGCTTGAAGGCTTACCGATGCTGTATTGTCCAGCTTGTGCTGCTGAAGGCAAGGATTCATCGCGCGAATTGGAAAGTGCACTCACGAATGCTTTTGTTGCAGGCTTACGCAAAATGCTGGATAAAGCGACGTTCAGTGCGCACTTTCATCGCCCTGAAATGACCTTTAACTTTAATCCGCACAAAGCCCGCTTGGAACAAAGCGGACTTGCAGAAAAACGCACGGTGGCGCAAAACGGTACGTCTCAAGCCCTTGATGAAGAAATCAAAAAACGCTTGGAAAATTTCATTCCGCAAAAGCCGCTTTACTCCCTCGATCGCCTCATCTTAGATGATGCCACACGCAGAGCCTTACAAGATGTGCTTACACTTATTAACCAGCAGCGCCTGATTTATGAGACATGGAATTTGCAATCGATTGATCGAACAGGGCGAAAAGTTGCCCTCAACTTCTATGGTTTGCCCGGCACAGGCAAGACGCTTGCCGCTGAAGCCATTGCAAATTCATTGGGTAAAGAGATTTTGATGGTTAGCTATGCGGAGCTAGAATCTAAGTATGTGGGTGAAACACCTAAGAACATCAAAGCTGCGTTTGCCCAAGCTGCGCGCACAGGCGCTGTACTTTTCTTCGATGAAGCCGATTCAATTTTGGGAAAGCGTCTGACGCAGGTCTCGCAATCAGCTGACCATAGTGTCAATTTGACACGAAGCACAACGCTCATCGAACTTGACCGTTTTAATGGTCTGGTGATTTTTGCTTCAAATTTGGTTGGCAATTACGATTCTGCTTTTTTGCGCCGCATGCTTGCTCACATTGAATTTCGTCTGCCCGAAAAAGCACAACTAAAAGAGATTTGGCGCATTCACATCCCGCCGCAATTGCCGCTCGAGCCCAATTTGGATTTTGAAACACTCGCTGAACTTTCGCTTGGTGCATCGGGCGGAGATGTCAAAAACGCCTTGCTGTTTGCTGTAGCTACGGTTGCTGCACGACCAAAAAGCGAACACATTGTGCGCTTCGACGATTTAGCCAGCGCTATGCGCATCATTTTGGACCAAAAGCGTAAAGTCTTAGATTCTCGTCATTCACCTACATATCCATGA
- a CDS encoding DUF58 domain-containing protein, translated as MIVEGFITGLHKSPYHGFSVEFAEHRQYTFGDETRHIDWRVYGRTGRYYIKQYEEETNLRCYILLDVSSSMAFSSSKVSLPKIEYASYLAAALTVFMTSQRDAVSLTTYSNTLHTFLPPSLKPSHQNLILKILHQTSQATQQARGNTTHTAAALQKFAEYLEKRSFIVVLSDFWDTPEKLIAALKHFRHRHHEVIAFHILDPRERDFSFDSDAEIIDLETGERLMTSPRQLQSAYKAAFEARERALKQNLIDSAIDYVPISTDQPFDLALLAYLKKRSRLG; from the coding sequence ATGATTGTCGAAGGCTTTATTACAGGGCTACACAAAAGTCCGTATCACGGCTTTAGCGTCGAGTTTGCTGAGCATCGCCAATATACATTCGGCGATGAAACCCGGCACATTGATTGGCGCGTCTATGGCAGAACCGGACGCTATTACATCAAGCAGTATGAAGAAGAGACAAATTTGCGTTGCTACATTTTGCTCGATGTCTCCAGTTCAATGGCGTTTTCATCGTCCAAAGTGTCTTTGCCGAAAATTGAATACGCCAGCTATCTTGCTGCCGCACTCACTGTGTTTATGACCAGTCAGCGTGATGCGGTAAGCCTGACAACTTACAGCAATACCTTACACACTTTTTTACCACCTAGCTTGAAACCTTCGCACCAGAATTTGATTCTAAAAATTTTACATCAAACCAGCCAAGCTACACAGCAAGCACGCGGTAACACCACTCATACTGCAGCCGCACTGCAAAAATTTGCAGAGTATTTGGAAAAGCGTAGTTTCATTGTGGTGCTCAGCGATTTTTGGGACACACCCGAAAAACTTATCGCTGCACTCAAACACTTCCGACATCGGCATCATGAAGTCATTGCCTTTCACATTCTTGATCCTAGAGAGCGCGACTTTAGCTTCGATAGCGATGCAGAAATTATTGACCTTGAGACAGGCGAGCGCTTGATGACAAGCCCGCGCCAACTGCAAAGTGCTTACAAAGCTGCCTTTGAGGCACGCGAACGAGCCTTAAAACAAAATTTGATCGATAGCGCCATTGACTATGTGCCTATCAGCACCGATCAGCCTTTTGACCTTGCGCTTTTAGCTTACCTCAAAAAACGCAGTAGGCTCGGGTAA